The DNA sequence GTGCCCCCGGACGGTCCGGCGACGCCGTTCGCCGCGCACCTGGAAGGCCACCGGGACTGGGCGCGCGGCCATCCCGCCCCGCCCGCGGCCCTCCACCGCGCCCTGACTTTCTGGAGCCGGCTGCACGGCGTGCTGTCCCTGGAACTCGCCGGCCAGTTCACCGGTATGGGCTTCGACCCGGCGCAGCTCTTCGCCGCCGAACTGGACGACTTGGCCGGTCCGCCGACGAGTTGAGCTACGAGTTGAGCTGCGCCGCCGGCTCCGCCGACCGGCATGGTTGCGGCCCCGGCTCGCCGAGTTGTCCGCGAACTCCCCCGAGATTGTCCGTGATCGGTAACGGACGCATCCCATGACCGCCGTCCCTCGTCCTGCCATGTGGTCACAAGGTGACCGGGCATCGGCGAGGAACTGCGCGAAAGCGGGGCGGACATGGCACGGCACGGCGGCGGGCGGGGCTGGTACGGCAAGCTGGTCGGGGCGGCGCTCGGGGTGACCCTGCTCGCCACCGGTGCCTCACTGTGGACCGCGCAGGCCGATGCCGTGGGGGCCTCGTCGCCGAAGGCCACCGCGTCGGCCAAGCCGGGCAGTGACGTCAAGGCCGTCGCGGAGACCATCGTGCACGCCTCCGACAAGGGGGCGCGCGGCGTCAACATCACCATCGACGACGGCCCCGACCCCGTGTGGACCCCTCAAGTGCTCGACGTGCTGCGGGAGTACGGGGTGAAGGCCACGTTCTGCATGGTGGGGACGCAGGCGCAGGCCCACCCCGACCTCGTGAAGAAGGTGGTCGCGGCCGGGCACCTGCTGTGCAACCACTCGGTGTCGCACGACACCACCATGGACAAGCAGTCCGAGGCCTACCAGTCCCAGCAGATCCTCGACGCCGAACGCATGATCACCAAGGCGTCCGGGGGCGTACGGCCGCTGTACTACCGGGCGCCCGGCGGTGCCTTCACTCCCTACAGCCGCAAGCTCGCCGCCTCCCGGGGCATGCGCCCGCTGGGCTGGAACGTGGACAGCAAGGACTTCGAACGGCCGGGCACGGACGCCATGGTCGCCACCGTGGAGCAGGAGCTGCCCAACGGGCCGACGGTCCTCTTCCACGACGCGGGCGGCGACCGCTCCCAGACCGTCGAGGCCCTGCGCCGGATCCTCCCCTGGCTCAAGGAGCAGGGCTACTCCTGCGGGTTTCCGGTGCGTTGAGCGGCCCCGGTCGCGGTGCCCTTCACCATGATCTCGCCGGCGCGAACACGGGTTCGCTTCGCCCCTCGCGGAGGATGTGACTTTCATCGCGGCAGTGGAGTCCCGGCCCGTTCGCCGGTGTGCCGTCCGCCGGCGCCGGCAACAGGGACAAATCTCCCGTCGCCGGAGGTCACAGGGCTGCGGGCGGCAGTCCAGGGCCGGAAGGCGGCAGCCCGCGCGGAGCAATATCTGTCCCCGTGGAATGAGAAATAGGAGCGGGGCACGGCGAATATTCCCCGGCTGCCGACCGAACGAAATTATCGACCGTGCAGGGCCGATCGCACCGTGCTACTGTCGAGCGGAGTTGCAGGTGTGGTTGCCAGAAGGTTTATTTCCGACGGGGTAATCATCACGGCGACACGGAATTCGCACAGTGCAAATTCCTGACACCGCCTCGAAGGGAAATAAAATGGCTACTGGCACCGTGAAGTGGTTCAACGCGGAAAAGGGCTTCGGCTTCATCGAGCAGGACGGCGGCGGCCCCGACGTCTTCGCCCACTACTCGAACATTGCCGCCCAGGGCTTCCGCGAGCTGCAGGAAGGCCAGAAGGTGTCCTTCGACATCGCGCAGGGCCAGAAGGGCCCGACGGCCGAGAACATCGTCAACGCCTGACATCGGCACTGACGCATACTTCGCAGCTGGGGCCCGCACCTCTGGGGTGCGGGCCCCGGCTCGCTGCATTTCAGGGCGCACGACGGGAAGGTTCCACCACGTCACCGGACGGTGACGCATTCCCCGTCGGTTCAATTCAGCCCGCATCGACTTCGGCTCGTCTCGAGATTCTCTGCGCCGCTCAACTGCTGCGGGAATTCCTTGATACGCGCCTCATCAAGGAAGGTTTCGCATGAAGCGTGCCCGTACATCCGAGCGGACATCCCGCACATCCCGCACATCCGACCGCGCCGGAGGAGGCGCCGGCCGCTCCGGTGGTCCGCGCCGTTCCCGGGGCAATGGAACTCGGCAGGCCGGACGGCCCGTATCGGGCGAGTTCGCGCCGCCGAAGACGATCACGCCGGGACTGCCCGCCGTCGACTCGTTCGCCGATCTCGCCATGCCGGCGCAGCTGCTGGCCACGCTCGGCCGCGAAGGCGTGACCGTGCCGTTCCCGATCCAGGCGGCGACCCTGCCGAACTCCCTGGCCGGCCGGGACGTACTCGGCCGTGGCCGCACCGGCTCCGGCAAGACCCTCGCCTTCGGCCTCGCCGTACTGGCCCGTACCGCGGGTCAGCGCGCCGAGCCGCGGCAGCCGCTCGCCCTCGTCCTCGTCCCCACCCGCGAGCTCGCCCAGCAGGTCACCGACGCTCTCACCCCGTACGCCCGCTCCGTGAACCTGCGACTGGCCACGATCGTGGGCGGCATGTCCATCGGCAGGCAGGTGAGCGCGCTGCGCGCCGGGGCCGAGATGGTCGTCGCGACGCCGGGCCGGCTCAAGGACCTCATCGACCGGGGCGACTGCCGGCTGGACGCCGTCGACATCACGGTCCTCGACGAGGCCGACCAGATGGCCGACATGGGCTTCATGCCCCAGGTCACCGCCCTGCTCGACCAGGTGCGTCCCGGTGGGCAGCGGATGCTCTTCTCGGCCACCCTGGACCGCAACGTCGACCTGCTGGTCCGCCGCTACCTGTCGGACCCGGTCGTCCACTCCGTCGACCCGTCGGCGGGCGCGGTCACCACGATGGAGCACCACATCCTCCATGTGCACGACGCCGACAAGCACCGCACGACCACCGAGATCGCGGCGCGCGACGGCCGGGTGATCATGTTCCTCGACACCAAGCACGCGGTGGACCGGCTGACCAAGCACCTGCTGAGCAGCGGTGTCCGCGCCGCGGCCCTGCACGGTGGCAAGTCCCAGCCGCAGCGCACGCGGACCCTGGCCCAGTTCAAGACCGGGCATGTGACGGTGCTGGTGGCGACCAACGTCGCGGCGCGCGGAATCCACGTCGACAACCTCGACCTGGTCGTCAATGTGGATCCGCCCAGTGACCACAAGGACTACCTGCACCGCGGCGGTCGTACGGCACGCGCCGGCGAGTCCGGCAGCGTCGTCACCCTGGTGACACCCGACCAGCGTCGCGACATGAACCGGCTGATGGCTCTGGCGGGCATCACCCCCCGGGTGGCCCAGGTACGGTCCGGCGAGGCGGAGCTGAGCCGCATCACCGGTGCCCAGGCGCCCTCCGGCATCCCGGTCGTCGTCACCGCGCCGACCGTGGAACGTCCCCGTAACGCCTCGTCCCCGTCCAAGGGCCGACGGGGCCGCCGGGGCAACGGCGGCCAGGGCCGGCCCCTCGGCGAAGCCGCGCAGCGCAGGGCACAGCGGCGGACCGGCTTCGGCTCGGCTGCCTAGAGCCGCCGGAAAACCGCCACCCAAGACCCGGTGAGGGCCCTGCCGACGCGCTTCGGCAGGGCCCTCACCGTCGTACGCCGCGTCGCAGATGGTGTTGAATGCCCTCCGGCGCCGTGGTGCCGTACGGCATCAGGGCCCCTCGACGCGTTGCACAACGAGGTGACATGGCAGCAGATATTCCGCTCAGCGATCGTCTGGACGACGACGACTACCCGGCGTACACCATGGGCCGGGCCGCCGAAATGCTCGGCACCACCCCTGGCTTCCTCCGGGCCATCGGCGAGGCTCGCCTGATCACCCCCCTGCGCTCGGAGGGCGGACACCGCCGGTACTCCCGCTACCAACTGCGGATCGCCGCCCGCGCCCGCGAGCTCGTCGACAGGGGAACCCCGATCGAGGCTGCTTGCCGCATCGTCATCCTCGAGGACCAGCTCGAGGAAGCTCAGCGCATCAACGCCGCGTACCGCCGTGCCGCGAACGAAGCGTCCGACAGTTCCGGTCCCGGTTCGGGCTGACCACGTTCGAGCCGACCACGTGGACGCGGGCGCGCCTCAGGCCGCCTGTTCCCCGCCGTCCGCCGCGGTGATCCCCCTCGCGGCCTCGTCCATGAGCCGTCCGGCAGTCGCCTGCCCGGTGTCGGGTGACACCACCAGCAGATCCCACCGGCCGTGGCCCGGCGCGAGCAGGCAGACGGTGGGCGGGGCCTGCGGATGATTCGTCAGGTGCAGGCGTACGACCTGGTTGGCGACGAGCATCCGCCCCGGGAACGGCGACCAACCGACCCCGTTCACGGTGACGCTGCCGATCTGTCCCCAGGCAGGCGGCAGTCCGCCCAGCAGTCTGGGAAGTTCGGACATCAAATCGTAGGAGCGGGGCCACCAGGCTCCGTCGATGAGCCGGGGCATCCGGCCGTGCGCCGGCTGGGACGCGAGGCTCAGCCGGACGTCCGAGGAGGAAGAGGGCGGAGGCTGCGGGGCGAAGGGCATGCGAACTCCAGGGCGAGAACGAACGGTTCGGGCGGGCGGGGTGAGTCGGTCAGCACTCCGCTCCCGCCGAAGCGGGATACGAGGGGCGGGAGCCTCAGACGGTCTCGTCCGGGTGGGACTGGTCGGCCGGTGGTCTGCTGGTGTCGAGCCAGGAACGGAGCGGGCCCCCGGTGTGCGAGGTGTCGAGCGTGAGGTGCAGTCGCGTTCCCGTCCCGGAGGGGCCCTCGGGATAACTGCGCTGTTCGGCTCCGGCGAACAGCAGCCGAAGCGCGTCCGCGACCTGCCTGGCCGCTTCGGGGTCGCCGGCGACGATGCGGACCTCCACCCTGCTCCGCGCGCTCAGCCGACTCGGCTCGTCCACGGTCTCCGGGCGGTGGGGGCGGTGCGTGGCTTCGAGTGTCGTACGGGGTGCCATGGCGAAACCCTGCCCCGGGCCCGAGTGGCCCGTGTCGTACTGCGGGCCGGGGACGAGACCGGTCTGAGCACCGGCATGCGACAAACCCTCGGCTCCTCAACCGTACTCCTGACGACCGGCCTCCGGGGTCGAACGGCCTCGTAGGACGGTCAGGGGCCGTACGACGCCACGGCCGACATCAGGTACTCGGCGTCCGCCGCGGCCAGCTCCGGGGGCACGACCAGCAGGTCCCGGCGGCCCTGGTCCGGGGCGAGCAGGCACACGGTGTACCGGCGCCGCCAGACGGACTCCCTGCGCAGCCGTACGACGTGATGGCCGACGAGTATCC is a window from the Streptomyces sp. NBC_00299 genome containing:
- a CDS encoding polysaccharide deacetylase family protein; translation: MARHGGGRGWYGKLVGAALGVTLLATGASLWTAQADAVGASSPKATASAKPGSDVKAVAETIVHASDKGARGVNITIDDGPDPVWTPQVLDVLREYGVKATFCMVGTQAQAHPDLVKKVVAAGHLLCNHSVSHDTTMDKQSEAYQSQQILDAERMITKASGGVRPLYYRAPGGAFTPYSRKLAASRGMRPLGWNVDSKDFERPGTDAMVATVEQELPNGPTVLFHDAGGDRSQTVEALRRILPWLKEQGYSCGFPVR
- a CDS encoding cold-shock protein encodes the protein MATGTVKWFNAEKGFGFIEQDGGGPDVFAHYSNIAAQGFRELQEGQKVSFDIAQGQKGPTAENIVNA
- a CDS encoding DEAD/DEAH box helicase encodes the protein MKRARTSERTSRTSRTSDRAGGGAGRSGGPRRSRGNGTRQAGRPVSGEFAPPKTITPGLPAVDSFADLAMPAQLLATLGREGVTVPFPIQAATLPNSLAGRDVLGRGRTGSGKTLAFGLAVLARTAGQRAEPRQPLALVLVPTRELAQQVTDALTPYARSVNLRLATIVGGMSIGRQVSALRAGAEMVVATPGRLKDLIDRGDCRLDAVDITVLDEADQMADMGFMPQVTALLDQVRPGGQRMLFSATLDRNVDLLVRRYLSDPVVHSVDPSAGAVTTMEHHILHVHDADKHRTTTEIAARDGRVIMFLDTKHAVDRLTKHLLSSGVRAAALHGGKSQPQRTRTLAQFKTGHVTVLVATNVAARGIHVDNLDLVVNVDPPSDHKDYLHRGGRTARAGESGSVVTLVTPDQRRDMNRLMALAGITPRVAQVRSGEAELSRITGAQAPSGIPVVVTAPTVERPRNASSPSKGRRGRRGNGGQGRPLGEAAQRRAQRRTGFGSAA
- a CDS encoding helix-turn-helix domain-containing protein is translated as MAADIPLSDRLDDDDYPAYTMGRAAEMLGTTPGFLRAIGEARLITPLRSEGGHRRYSRYQLRIAARARELVDRGTPIEAACRIVILEDQLEEAQRINAAYRRAANEASDSSGPGSG
- a CDS encoding DUF5994 family protein is translated as MPFAPQPPPSSSSDVRLSLASQPAHGRMPRLIDGAWWPRSYDLMSELPRLLGGLPPAWGQIGSVTVNGVGWSPFPGRMLVANQVVRLHLTNHPQAPPTVCLLAPGHGRWDLLVVSPDTGQATAGRLMDEAARGITAADGGEQAA